A window of the Polaribacter sp. HaHaR_3_91 genome harbors these coding sequences:
- a CDS encoding pseudouridine synthase: MISQFVNPAKRKKKLLGDLHDFPAGTMAIGRLDVPSEGLLLLTTDGKVSAEIRSHKYEKEYYVQVDGIITQKEIEQLQTGVEIGFNGKKYITKPGKAFIIDDPKFPLRSMKIRDERHGPTSWVSIIITEGKFRQVRKMTAAVGLPTLRLIRVRIGKIELGNLKISEVKEVDNLM, translated from the coding sequence ATGATTTCTCAGTTTGTAAATCCCGCAAAGCGGAAGAAAAAGTTATTAGGTGATTTACATGATTTCCCTGCAGGAACGATGGCAATTGGTCGTTTAGACGTGCCGTCTGAAGGATTGCTTTTATTAACAACTGATGGTAAAGTATCGGCAGAAATTAGATCTCATAAATACGAAAAAGAATATTACGTACAAGTTGATGGTATTATTACCCAAAAAGAAATTGAGCAATTACAAACCGGTGTAGAAATTGGTTTTAATGGCAAAAAATACATAACAAAACCTGGTAAAGCTTTTATAATAGACGATCCTAAATTTCCGCTTAGAAGCATGAAAATTAGAGATGAAAGACATGGACCAACAAGTTGGGTTTCTATTATTATTACAGAAGGAAAATTTAGACAAGTACGTAAAATGACGGCTGCAGTAGGCTTACCAACCTTACGTTTAATTCGTGTGCGAATTGGTAAAATAGAATTAGGTAATTTAAAAATTAGTGAAGTAAAAGAAGTTGATAATTTAATGTAA
- a CDS encoding alpha/beta hydrolase: MKFTLILSLILVFSCKQPTNKTTIEKDNKSIVKEIEKSFIKTTITFPSKDSLPITADIFKNKETPITVLLCHQAGYSRGEYKDSAIELTKLGYAVMAIDQRSGKTVNNIDNQTAIAARAKDLGDTYLDAKQDIEAAIDYIYNQNGGQKIILVGSSYSSSLALLMGVDNSKIKAVVAFSPGEYFKGIDINKSISSYKKPVFVTSSLSESAAVKTLVNKVDSSYLTHFIPEVKGIHGSRALWKTTEGNETYWASFNAFLSSLKN, translated from the coding sequence ATGAAATTTACCTTAATACTTAGCCTTATACTTGTCTTTTCTTGTAAACAACCTACTAATAAAACTACCATAGAAAAAGATAATAAAAGCATTGTAAAAGAAATAGAAAAAAGTTTTATCAAGACAACGATAACTTTTCCTTCTAAAGATAGTTTACCAATTACTGCAGATATTTTTAAAAATAAAGAGACACCAATTACTGTTTTATTATGTCATCAGGCAGGTTATAGTAGAGGAGAATACAAGGATTCTGCTATAGAATTAACTAAATTGGGCTATGCTGTTATGGCTATAGACCAACGTTCTGGTAAAACGGTTAATAATATAGATAATCAAACAGCAATAGCTGCTCGAGCAAAAGATTTAGGAGATACTTATTTAGATGCAAAACAAGATATTGAAGCTGCTATAGATTATATATACAACCAAAATGGCGGACAAAAAATTATATTAGTTGGTAGTTCTTACTCTTCTTCTTTAGCACTTTTAATGGGCGTAGATAATTCTAAAATTAAAGCCGTTGTTGCATTTAGTCCTGGTGAATATTTTAAAGGAATTGACATTAATAAAAGTATTAGTTCTTATAAAAAACCTGTTTTTGTTACTTCTTCTTTAAGTGAAAGTGCTGCCGTTAAAACATTAGTAAATAAAGTAGATTCTAGTTATTTAACGCATTTTATACCAGAAGTAAAAGGAATCCATGGTTCTAGAGCACTTTGGAAGACTACAGAAGGTAATGAAACGTATTGGGCTTCTTTTAATGCGTTTTTATCTTCTTTAAAAAACTAA
- a CDS encoding PspC domain-containing protein, whose protein sequence is MILGVSDWLSPKINVEAKYIRIGFVVAFLFAGVGLGLYLILWIVKLLSK, encoded by the coding sequence ATGATTTTAGGTGTTTCAGATTGGTTAAGTCCAAAAATAAATGTAGAAGCAAAGTATATTAGAATAGGCTTTGTAGTTGCCTTTTTATTCGCTGGTGTTGGATTAGGTTTATACTTAATCTTATGGATTGTAAAGTTGCTTTCTAAGTAA
- the recA gene encoding recombinase RecA: MATDKEKTAKLKALQLTLDKLDKTYGKGAVMKLGDVVTEDIDAISSGSLGLDLALGVGGYPRGRVIEIYGPESSGKTTLTLHAIAEAQKAGGIAAFIDAEHAFDKFYAENLGVDIDNLIISQPDHGEQALEIAENLIRSGAIDIVVIDSVAALTPKSEIEGEMGDSKMGLHARLMSQALRKLTGTISKTKCTVIFINQLREKIGVMFGNPETTTGGNALKFYASVRLDIRRRTQIKDGDKVIGNSTKVKVVKNKVAPPFQIAEFDIMYGQGISKVGEILDIGVELGIVKKSGSWFSYGETKLGQGRDAVKGLIKDNPELAEELEGKIKIAIENQE; encoded by the coding sequence ATGGCGACAGATAAAGAAAAAACAGCAAAGCTAAAAGCACTTCAACTTACTCTAGATAAGCTAGATAAGACTTATGGTAAAGGAGCTGTAATGAAATTAGGTGATGTAGTAACTGAAGATATAGATGCAATTTCATCTGGTTCTTTAGGGTTAGATTTGGCTTTAGGCGTTGGTGGTTATCCAAGAGGAAGAGTTATTGAAATCTATGGACCAGAATCTTCTGGTAAAACTACCTTAACATTACATGCAATTGCAGAGGCTCAAAAAGCAGGAGGAATTGCAGCGTTTATTGATGCAGAACACGCATTTGATAAATTTTACGCAGAAAATTTAGGAGTAGATATTGATAATTTAATTATTTCTCAACCAGATCATGGTGAGCAAGCTTTAGAAATTGCAGAAAACTTAATTCGTTCTGGTGCAATTGATATTGTGGTTATTGATTCTGTTGCAGCATTAACTCCAAAATCGGAGATTGAAGGAGAAATGGGAGATTCTAAAATGGGTTTACATGCTCGTTTAATGTCTCAAGCATTACGTAAATTAACAGGTACTATTTCTAAAACAAAATGTACCGTTATATTTATTAACCAATTACGTGAAAAAATTGGAGTTATGTTCGGTAATCCAGAAACTACAACGGGTGGTAACGCATTAAAATTTTATGCTTCTGTTCGTTTAGATATTAGAAGAAGAACACAAATTAAAGACGGAGACAAAGTTATTGGAAACAGTACCAAGGTTAAAGTTGTTAAAAATAAAGTAGCACCTCCTTTCCAAATTGCAGAATTTGATATTATGTATGGACAAGGAATTTCTAAAGTTGGTGAAATTTTAGATATTGGTGTAGAGTTAGGTATTGTTAAGAAAAGTGGTTCTTGGTTTAGTTACGGAGAAACAAAATTAGGGCAAGGTAGAGATGCTGTTAAAGGCTTAATTAAAGACAATCCTGAGTTAGCAGAAGAACTTGAAGGTAAAATAAAGATTGCTATTGAAAATCAAGAATAA
- a CDS encoding aldose 1-epimerase, whose protein sequence is MNFKVFLKNKECTVHIEKGEIISFQKDDKEYIHQKGNKGWRNSDDEMFPVIGPTSKNNFRVHTKNGDAILDQHGLLRELEYSLVSSDENSAKFIKKYKKNTLINNSKFPKKSTEENLSWPFDFTFEKNFTLENDVLNIEFIINSDEGMPFMLGYHPAFMLSNTGNETLISNDTEITLADVYKAGSNAFPVLNADKIILKNIDRNDLEITTKGFHNFMLWTEVDNMLCIEPITQYTSYTNQKFSEENMSISKGENSFSVTIKVI, encoded by the coding sequence ATGAATTTTAAAGTATTTTTAAAAAATAAAGAGTGCACAGTTCACATAGAAAAAGGGGAAATCATCAGTTTTCAAAAAGATGATAAAGAATATATTCATCAAAAAGGAAACAAAGGTTGGCGTAATTCTGATGATGAAATGTTTCCGGTTATTGGACCAACTTCTAAAAATAATTTTAGAGTACATACCAAAAATGGAGATGCAATTCTAGATCAACATGGTTTGTTGCGTGAGTTAGAATATTCTTTAGTTTCTTCGGATGAAAACTCAGCTAAATTCATCAAAAAATACAAAAAGAATACACTTATTAACAATAGTAAGTTTCCTAAAAAATCTACAGAAGAAAATCTTTCTTGGCCTTTCGATTTTACTTTCGAAAAGAATTTTACCTTAGAAAATGATGTTTTAAACATAGAATTTATCATTAATTCTGATGAAGGAATGCCATTTATGTTAGGGTATCATCCGGCATTTATGCTATCTAATACTGGTAATGAAACTTTAATTTCTAATGATACAGAAATTACTTTAGCAGATGTTTATAAAGCTGGTTCAAATGCTTTTCCGGTTTTAAATGCTGATAAAATCATTTTAAAAAATATTGATAGAAACGATTTAGAAATTACTACAAAAGGGTTTCATAATTTTATGTTATGGACAGAAGTTGATAACATGCTTTGTATTGAGCCTATTACACAATATACATCTTACACAAATCAGAAGTTTTCTGAAGAAAATATGAGTATTTCTAAAGGTGAAAATAGTTTTTCTGTAACTATTAAAGTAATTTAA
- a CDS encoding LytTR family DNA-binding domain-containing protein: MKYKYVIIQDNQEALDDLKTTLDKHSNYKLIDIASNLEDGFALILKTKPDLIFLDVEINDKNSFTLIPKLKEFFMELPTIIMTTSHNYYAKEAVNNQISYFLSKPIEPVELQKSLLFFEKEFTKEQSHLAVKTSSDIHLLSYKDICFLQAERNYTNVFNITGEKLSTSKSLKHFEETLPKKFIRIHKSFIINKDCIEKLNTRKGQLFLQPTDALIDLEENFVPIGKEYLPKLKNSFTF, from the coding sequence ATGAAATACAAATACGTAATTATACAAGACAATCAAGAAGCTCTTGATGATTTAAAAACCACTTTAGACAAACATTCTAATTATAAGCTTATAGATATTGCATCGAATTTAGAGGATGGATTTGCTTTAATTTTAAAAACTAAACCCGACCTAATTTTTTTAGATGTAGAAATAAATGATAAAAATTCTTTTACGCTTATTCCTAAATTAAAAGAATTTTTTATGGAGTTGCCAACCATTATTATGACAACCTCACATAATTATTATGCAAAAGAGGCAGTAAACAATCAAATATCTTATTTTTTAAGTAAACCAATTGAACCAGTAGAATTACAAAAGTCATTATTATTCTTTGAGAAAGAATTTACAAAAGAACAATCACATCTTGCTGTAAAAACAAGCTCTGATATTCATCTTTTATCTTATAAAGACATTTGTTTTTTACAAGCAGAAAGAAACTATACCAATGTTTTTAATATTACGGGAGAGAAGTTATCAACTTCAAAATCATTAAAACATTTTGAAGAAACTTTACCTAAAAAATTCATTAGAATTCATAAGAGTTTTATCATCAATAAAGATTGTATTGAAAAGTTAAATACTAGAAAAGGACAACTTTTTTTGCAACCAACTGATGCGCTCATAGATTTAGAAGAAAACTTTGTACCTATTGGAAAAGAGTATCTTCCGAAATTAAAAAACTCCTTTACTTTTTAA